One Ostrea edulis chromosome 2, xbOstEdul1.1, whole genome shotgun sequence genomic region harbors:
- the LOC125667215 gene encoding sushi, von Willebrand factor type A, EGF and pentraxin domain-containing protein 1-like isoform X1, whose translation MMWLLSIFVCGFYLTYCNSYDCCKTPETDLCQLFPKPCYKGGRHPEIKNCPGNIFATADRGMLTKAVYWNEPSAIDDEDGSVKLIMITSGSKMSGDTFEKYFVIGYFARDSDGNTASCSFTISVTVVHCPSLRLSHAAKVTCNHGDERYGTVCHIDCRSGFSRIGVSQIECQANGEWSDIIPTCIAVRCPALPPKTKTLNYACTAYFEFGSECLLLCLPGFVIPQGESRVKLCRSDGKWQGSFPKCIDKFQPEISHCVPFAYGIADENSTSGIIDWKEPTVFDNDKSTVLKRSSNIFPGDRIEAGTHRVTYSAIDQAKNTARPCTVTLLMKVLSCPRLYNNYYMSVTCPWGYQYGGECQFSCRNGSELIGTNTSKCIKIETDIYARWDFDEQPYCKVHRRCVDLPSPPKNGAVVCDTWLDGRFCQVQCQNGYDFQPGYRFYDILVCGGNGQWEPEDVLPIPDCSKTYMVKEASFKLYASFYYDGDCTDPVVQQSIRKNNIDDFPKSKFNYSCSQYKSQCRVENVQIICGARNRKRSAEMKITMDIVIDSEEFQTDQSFMDIQSSMMSALSNESSNGSFEITLGDNITLKATDLTAERVAFKCSNNTFPSYTTSSCVECPAGTHYSTSLQTCLQCPKGHYQPLEGQPECLQCPDETTTEQIGAKYVEECLESCLPGYWSQTGVTPCSPCPQGSHAEDYGSSVCVACPSSQTTLMRGSSNASDCTHFDIFLSSNVSKAIMDIDFAQEKTGIILSAWLRFPVGSNTTSPSLQFHKSESWFKTIWVKHKYMPDSGNNFSVTIDHKDWTFVLYSINLEEFSRINESTSKLKITGPLIVSQLNIWSSNYTEGEIHNRSHHCIINETGDILPWKDWEMARLEGSFIQIPSLCDDTNECDEHPCGDNTCFNELDGFSCVCKPGYRGQHCEENINECLTNICLNNSTCVDKVNEYMCVCPPNYKGKFCEFLFLNGNWGKWDEWSSCSETCGNGTKTRKRYCNNPAPYNGGHICSGNDTEITDCFVEDCPVCTILEAPSNGSLNCTGSPETGFNCSISCNRGFDFDEGVKPFYECGPNTFFLWDFKTSDNPDGNLPTCNPTKESEELSASFMVLYEDLHCDEQNRENIKSEIEAVVGVFLEEIPCTQRGTCNVSDVNILSCGKESTRKKRSVEEKQITAGFNVKFMCSTIQFDSELCVKDLIDAVRSFKNSSLIHKLSVNVSETTYEIDVNQTGVRGEVRCDTGYISSGVYCVPCGVGNFFANGECNKCEYGFYQNELAQTVCKSCPTGTTTPGRASRGPLSCSVMMILQENHDELYTGVGLSIGTLIVVVAIVAALIFKFRNMEFKLGQNGVKVQKKYSQVDAFNFNEQEVEGVALCTIKKTR comes from the exons GTGGCAGACATCCTGAAATCAAAAACTGTCCCGGAAATATATTTGCCACGGCAGACAGGGGGATGTTAACCAAGGCTGTTTACTGGAATGAACCGTCTGCTATAGATGACGAGGATGGATCCGTCaa ATTAATCATGATAACTTCGGGGAGTAAGATGTCGGGGGAtacctttgaaaaatattttgtcattggATACTTCGCCAGGGATTCTGATGGAAACACCGCGAGTTGTTCCTTCACTATTTCCGTTACAG TCGTTCATTGCCCAAGTCTAAGATTGAGCCATGCCGCTAAAGTAACATGCAACCATGGTGACGAAAGATACGGAACCGTGTGTCACATTGACTGTAGGTCTGGTTTTTCTCGCATTGGCGTATCACAGATAGAATGTCAGGCCAATGGAGAATGGAGCGATATCATTCCCACTTGTATCG CCGTTCGCTGTCCGGCACTTCCTCCAAAAACCAAAACTCTAAACTATGCCTGCACTGCCTATTTTGAGTTCGGAAGCGAGTGCTTGCTTTTATGTCTCCCTGGATTTGTCATTCCACAAGGAGAGAGCAGAGTGAAACTTTGCCGAAGTGATGGCAAATGGCAGGGATCATTTCCAAAATGCATAG ATAAATTCCAGCCAGAGATAAGCCATTGCGTACCCTTTGCGTATGGTATTGCCGATGAAAATTCTACTTCCGGAATTATAGATTGGAAAGAGCCAACTGTGTTTGATAATGACAAAAGCACCGTATTAAAAAGAAGTAGTAACATTTTCCCCGGGGACAGGATCGAGGCTGGAACACATCGAGTAACCTACTCGGCAATTGATCAGGCAAAGAACACGGCCAGACCATGTACCGTAACACTATTAATGAAAG TGTTAAGCTGTCCTCGTTTGTACAACAATTACTACATGTCTGTCACGTGTCCGTGGGGATATCAATATGGTGGAGAATGCCAGTTCTCATGCAGAAATGGATCTGAACTAATTGGTACAAACACCTCAAAATGTATCAAAATCGAAACAGATATATATGCCCGATGGGACTTTGATGAACAACCTTATTGCAAAG TCCACAGACGTTGTGTTGATCTGCCCTCTCCACCAAAAAATGGCGCTGTAGTCTGTGACACGTGGTTAGATGGAAGATTTTGTCAGGTTCAGTGTCAGAATGGTTATGATTTCCAACCAGGTTATCGGTTTTATGACATATTAGTTTGCGGGGGAAATGGACAGTGGGAACCAGAGGATGTTCTTCCCATTCCAGATTGTTCAA AGACGTACATGGTAAAGGAAGCATCATTTAAATTATACGCCTCATTTTACTACGATGGTGATTGCACGGATCCAGTTGTACAGCAGAGCATTCGAAAAAACAATATTGATGACTTTCCCAAGTCAAAATTCAATTACTCTTGTTCGCAATACAAAAGTCAATGCAGAGTAGAAAATGTCCAG ATAATATGTGGTGCTAGAAACAGAAAAAGATCAGcagaaatgaaaattacaatggACATTGTCATAGATTCAGAGGAGTTCCAAACAGATCAGAGCTTCATGGACATTCAGAGTAGTATGATGAGTGCTTTGTCAAACGAAAGTTCAAACGGAAGTTTCGAGATAACTCTTGGCGATAACATAACTTTGAAAGCCACCGATTTGACTGCTGAAAGAGTAGCGTTTAAGTGCTCCAATAACACTTTCCCATCGTACACTACTTCCTCGTGCG TGGAATGTCCAGCTGGGACACATTATAGTACATCACTCCAAACCTGTCTACAGTGCCCCAAAGGCCACTACCAACCGTTAGAGGGACAGCCTGAGTGTCTTCAATGTCCTGATGAGACGACCACTGAGCAGATCGGAGCCAAATATGTTGAGGAATGTTTAG AGTCGTGTCTACCGGGATACTGGTCTCAGACAGGGGTGACCCCCTGCTCCCCGTGTCCCCAGGGATCCCATGCGGAAGATTATGGAAGTTCAGTGTGTGTTGCATGCCCTTCATCACAAACAACTTTGATGCGTGGCAGCAGTAACGCAAGCGATTGTACAC ACTTCGATATATTCTTGAGCTCTAATGTATCCAAGGCCATTATGGACATCGACTTCGCTCAGGAGAAAACCGGAATCATTCTCAGTGCCTGGCTACGATTTCCAGTCGGTTCCAACACGACATCTCCATCACTGCAGTTTCATAAAAGTGAAAGTTGGTTCAAAACAATTTGGGTGAAGCACAAATATATGCCAGA TAGTGGAAACAACTTTTCTGTCACGATCGACCATAAAGATTGGACATTCGTTTTGTACTCAATAAATTTGGAGGAATTTTccagaattaatgagagcactTCTAAGTTAAAAATAACAG GTCCACTTATTGTATCTCAATTGAACATTTGGTCCTCAAACTACACCGAAGGAGAAATACATAACCGATCACATCACTGCATTATAAACGAGACTGGTGATATCTTGCCATGGAAGGATTGGGAAATGGCTCGCCTTGAGGGAAGTTTTATACAGATACCTAGCCTATGTGACG ATACAAACGAGTGTGATGAACATCCTTGTGGAGATAATACGTGTTTTAACGAACTGGATGGTTTCTCATGTGTCTGTAAGCCTGGATACAGAGGACAGCATTGTGAAGAGAATATAAACGAATGTCTGACCAACATATGTCTGAATAATAGCACGTGTGTGGACAAAGTCAATGAGTATATGTGCGTCTGTCCTCCAAACTACAAAGGGAAATTCTGTGAATTTCTTTTCT TAAATGGTAACTGGGGGAAATGGGACGAGTGGTCATCGTGTTCCGAGACCTGTGGAAATGGAACGAAAACACGAAAGAGATACTGCAACAACCCAGCGCCATATAATGGAGGACACATATGCAGCGGAAATGACACAGAAATTACCGACTGTTTTGTTGAAGATTGTCCAG TATGTACGATTCTGGAGGCACCATCGAACGGTTCCTTAAACTGCACCGGGAGTCCAGAGACTGGATTTAACTGCAGCATAAGCTGCAACAGAGGATTTGACTTTGATGAAGGTGTAAAACCATTTTATGAGTGTGGACCAAACACGTTCTTTTTGTGGGACTTTAAGACAAGTGATAATCCAGATGGAAATCTCCCGACATGTAATC CGACAAAAGAAAGCGAAGAACTGTCAGCTAGCTTCATGGTGTTGTATGAAGACCTGCATTGTGACGAACAAAATCGTGAAAATATAAAATCTGAAATAGAAGCGGTGGTTGGTGTCTTTTTGGAAGAAATTCCTTGTACGCAGAGAGGAACTTGCAATGTTAGTGACGTCAATATCTTAAGTTGCGGAAAGGAATCCACACGAAAGAAAAGATCCGTGGAAGAAAAACAAATAACTGCAGGATTTAATGTCAAATTTATGTGCTCAACCATACAAT TTGATTCCGAATTGTGTGTAAAGGATCTCATAGACGCTGTAAGAAGTTTTAAAAACTCATCCTTGATACACAAGCTCTCTGTTAATGTAAGTGAAACTACCTATGAAATTGATGTAAATCAGACAGGTGTGAGAGGAGAGGTTCGGTGCGACACGGGATACATCAGCTCAGGAGTTTACTGTG TCCCGTGTGGTGTGGGTAATTTTTTTGCCAATGGAGAATGCAACAAATGCGAATATGGGTTTTACCAGAATGAGCTGGCCCAGACAGTGTGTAAAAGTTGTCCTACTGGTACAACCACTCCAGGTCGAGCCTCCAGGGGACCGCTTAGTTGTTCAG TAATGATGATTCTTCAGGAAAATCACG ATGAATTGTACACGGGAGTTGGGTTGAGCATTGGTACGCTCATAGTCGTCGTAGCTATCGTAGCCGCACTCATCTTCAAATTCAGAAACATGGAGTTCAA ACTTGGACAGAACGGTGTTAAAGTTCAAAAGAAGTACAGTCAAGTAGACGCCTTTAACTTTAATGAACAGGAGGTAGAGGGCGTTGCTCTttgtacaataaaaaaaactcgATGA
- the LOC125667215 gene encoding sushi, von Willebrand factor type A, EGF and pentraxin domain-containing protein 1-like isoform X2, whose translation MMWLLSIFVCGFYLTYCNSYDCCKTPETDLCQLFPKPCYKGGRHPEIKNCPGNIFATADRGMLTKAVYWNEPSAIDDEDGSVKLIMITSGSKMSGDTFEKYFVIGYFARDSDGNTASCSFTISVTVVHCPSLRLSHAAKVTCNHGDERYGTVCHIDCRSGFSRIGVSQIECQANGEWSDIIPTCIAVRCPALPPKTKTLNYACTAYFEFGSECLLLCLPGFVIPQGESRVKLCRSDGKWQGSFPKCIDKFQPEISHCVPFAYGIADENSTSGIIDWKEPTVFDNDKSTVLKRSSNIFPGDRIEAGTHRVTYSAIDQAKNTARPCTVTLLMKVLSCPRLYNNYYMSVTCPWGYQYGGECQFSCRNGSELIGTNTSKCIKIETDIYARWDFDEQPYCKVHRRCVDLPSPPKNGAVVCDTWLDGRFCQVQCQNGYDFQPGYRFYDILVCGGNGQWEPEDVLPIPDCSKTYMVKEASFKLYASFYYDGDCTDPVVQQSIRKNNIDDFPKSKFNYSCSQYKSQCRVENVQIICGARNRKRSAEMKITMDIVIDSEEFQTDQSFMDIQSSMMSALSNESSNGSFEITLGDNITLKATDLTAERVAFKCSNNTFPSYTTSSCVECPAGTHYSTSLQTCLQCPKGHYQPLEGQPECLQCPDETTTEQIGAKYVEECLESCLPGYWSQTGVTPCSPCPQGSHAEDYGSSVCVACPSSQTTLMRGSSNASDCTHFDIFLSSNVSKAIMDIDFAQEKTGIILSAWLRFPVGSNTTSPSLQFHKSESWFKTIWVKHKYMPDGNNFSVTIDHKDWTFVLYSINLEEFSRINESTSKLKITGPLIVSQLNIWSSNYTEGEIHNRSHHCIINETGDILPWKDWEMARLEGSFIQIPSLCDDTNECDEHPCGDNTCFNELDGFSCVCKPGYRGQHCEENINECLTNICLNNSTCVDKVNEYMCVCPPNYKGKFCEFLFLNGNWGKWDEWSSCSETCGNGTKTRKRYCNNPAPYNGGHICSGNDTEITDCFVEDCPVCTILEAPSNGSLNCTGSPETGFNCSISCNRGFDFDEGVKPFYECGPNTFFLWDFKTSDNPDGNLPTCNPTKESEELSASFMVLYEDLHCDEQNRENIKSEIEAVVGVFLEEIPCTQRGTCNVSDVNILSCGKESTRKKRSVEEKQITAGFNVKFMCSTIQFDSELCVKDLIDAVRSFKNSSLIHKLSVNVSETTYEIDVNQTGVRGEVRCDTGYISSGVYCVPCGVGNFFANGECNKCEYGFYQNELAQTVCKSCPTGTTTPGRASRGPLSCSVMMILQENHDELYTGVGLSIGTLIVVVAIVAALIFKFRNMEFKLGQNGVKVQKKYSQVDAFNFNEQEVEGVALCTIKKTR comes from the exons GTGGCAGACATCCTGAAATCAAAAACTGTCCCGGAAATATATTTGCCACGGCAGACAGGGGGATGTTAACCAAGGCTGTTTACTGGAATGAACCGTCTGCTATAGATGACGAGGATGGATCCGTCaa ATTAATCATGATAACTTCGGGGAGTAAGATGTCGGGGGAtacctttgaaaaatattttgtcattggATACTTCGCCAGGGATTCTGATGGAAACACCGCGAGTTGTTCCTTCACTATTTCCGTTACAG TCGTTCATTGCCCAAGTCTAAGATTGAGCCATGCCGCTAAAGTAACATGCAACCATGGTGACGAAAGATACGGAACCGTGTGTCACATTGACTGTAGGTCTGGTTTTTCTCGCATTGGCGTATCACAGATAGAATGTCAGGCCAATGGAGAATGGAGCGATATCATTCCCACTTGTATCG CCGTTCGCTGTCCGGCACTTCCTCCAAAAACCAAAACTCTAAACTATGCCTGCACTGCCTATTTTGAGTTCGGAAGCGAGTGCTTGCTTTTATGTCTCCCTGGATTTGTCATTCCACAAGGAGAGAGCAGAGTGAAACTTTGCCGAAGTGATGGCAAATGGCAGGGATCATTTCCAAAATGCATAG ATAAATTCCAGCCAGAGATAAGCCATTGCGTACCCTTTGCGTATGGTATTGCCGATGAAAATTCTACTTCCGGAATTATAGATTGGAAAGAGCCAACTGTGTTTGATAATGACAAAAGCACCGTATTAAAAAGAAGTAGTAACATTTTCCCCGGGGACAGGATCGAGGCTGGAACACATCGAGTAACCTACTCGGCAATTGATCAGGCAAAGAACACGGCCAGACCATGTACCGTAACACTATTAATGAAAG TGTTAAGCTGTCCTCGTTTGTACAACAATTACTACATGTCTGTCACGTGTCCGTGGGGATATCAATATGGTGGAGAATGCCAGTTCTCATGCAGAAATGGATCTGAACTAATTGGTACAAACACCTCAAAATGTATCAAAATCGAAACAGATATATATGCCCGATGGGACTTTGATGAACAACCTTATTGCAAAG TCCACAGACGTTGTGTTGATCTGCCCTCTCCACCAAAAAATGGCGCTGTAGTCTGTGACACGTGGTTAGATGGAAGATTTTGTCAGGTTCAGTGTCAGAATGGTTATGATTTCCAACCAGGTTATCGGTTTTATGACATATTAGTTTGCGGGGGAAATGGACAGTGGGAACCAGAGGATGTTCTTCCCATTCCAGATTGTTCAA AGACGTACATGGTAAAGGAAGCATCATTTAAATTATACGCCTCATTTTACTACGATGGTGATTGCACGGATCCAGTTGTACAGCAGAGCATTCGAAAAAACAATATTGATGACTTTCCCAAGTCAAAATTCAATTACTCTTGTTCGCAATACAAAAGTCAATGCAGAGTAGAAAATGTCCAG ATAATATGTGGTGCTAGAAACAGAAAAAGATCAGcagaaatgaaaattacaatggACATTGTCATAGATTCAGAGGAGTTCCAAACAGATCAGAGCTTCATGGACATTCAGAGTAGTATGATGAGTGCTTTGTCAAACGAAAGTTCAAACGGAAGTTTCGAGATAACTCTTGGCGATAACATAACTTTGAAAGCCACCGATTTGACTGCTGAAAGAGTAGCGTTTAAGTGCTCCAATAACACTTTCCCATCGTACACTACTTCCTCGTGCG TGGAATGTCCAGCTGGGACACATTATAGTACATCACTCCAAACCTGTCTACAGTGCCCCAAAGGCCACTACCAACCGTTAGAGGGACAGCCTGAGTGTCTTCAATGTCCTGATGAGACGACCACTGAGCAGATCGGAGCCAAATATGTTGAGGAATGTTTAG AGTCGTGTCTACCGGGATACTGGTCTCAGACAGGGGTGACCCCCTGCTCCCCGTGTCCCCAGGGATCCCATGCGGAAGATTATGGAAGTTCAGTGTGTGTTGCATGCCCTTCATCACAAACAACTTTGATGCGTGGCAGCAGTAACGCAAGCGATTGTACAC ACTTCGATATATTCTTGAGCTCTAATGTATCCAAGGCCATTATGGACATCGACTTCGCTCAGGAGAAAACCGGAATCATTCTCAGTGCCTGGCTACGATTTCCAGTCGGTTCCAACACGACATCTCCATCACTGCAGTTTCATAAAAGTGAAAGTTGGTTCAAAACAATTTGGGTGAAGCACAAATATATGCCAGA TGGAAACAACTTTTCTGTCACGATCGACCATAAAGATTGGACATTCGTTTTGTACTCAATAAATTTGGAGGAATTTTccagaattaatgagagcactTCTAAGTTAAAAATAACAG GTCCACTTATTGTATCTCAATTGAACATTTGGTCCTCAAACTACACCGAAGGAGAAATACATAACCGATCACATCACTGCATTATAAACGAGACTGGTGATATCTTGCCATGGAAGGATTGGGAAATGGCTCGCCTTGAGGGAAGTTTTATACAGATACCTAGCCTATGTGACG ATACAAACGAGTGTGATGAACATCCTTGTGGAGATAATACGTGTTTTAACGAACTGGATGGTTTCTCATGTGTCTGTAAGCCTGGATACAGAGGACAGCATTGTGAAGAGAATATAAACGAATGTCTGACCAACATATGTCTGAATAATAGCACGTGTGTGGACAAAGTCAATGAGTATATGTGCGTCTGTCCTCCAAACTACAAAGGGAAATTCTGTGAATTTCTTTTCT TAAATGGTAACTGGGGGAAATGGGACGAGTGGTCATCGTGTTCCGAGACCTGTGGAAATGGAACGAAAACACGAAAGAGATACTGCAACAACCCAGCGCCATATAATGGAGGACACATATGCAGCGGAAATGACACAGAAATTACCGACTGTTTTGTTGAAGATTGTCCAG TATGTACGATTCTGGAGGCACCATCGAACGGTTCCTTAAACTGCACCGGGAGTCCAGAGACTGGATTTAACTGCAGCATAAGCTGCAACAGAGGATTTGACTTTGATGAAGGTGTAAAACCATTTTATGAGTGTGGACCAAACACGTTCTTTTTGTGGGACTTTAAGACAAGTGATAATCCAGATGGAAATCTCCCGACATGTAATC CGACAAAAGAAAGCGAAGAACTGTCAGCTAGCTTCATGGTGTTGTATGAAGACCTGCATTGTGACGAACAAAATCGTGAAAATATAAAATCTGAAATAGAAGCGGTGGTTGGTGTCTTTTTGGAAGAAATTCCTTGTACGCAGAGAGGAACTTGCAATGTTAGTGACGTCAATATCTTAAGTTGCGGAAAGGAATCCACACGAAAGAAAAGATCCGTGGAAGAAAAACAAATAACTGCAGGATTTAATGTCAAATTTATGTGCTCAACCATACAAT TTGATTCCGAATTGTGTGTAAAGGATCTCATAGACGCTGTAAGAAGTTTTAAAAACTCATCCTTGATACACAAGCTCTCTGTTAATGTAAGTGAAACTACCTATGAAATTGATGTAAATCAGACAGGTGTGAGAGGAGAGGTTCGGTGCGACACGGGATACATCAGCTCAGGAGTTTACTGTG TCCCGTGTGGTGTGGGTAATTTTTTTGCCAATGGAGAATGCAACAAATGCGAATATGGGTTTTACCAGAATGAGCTGGCCCAGACAGTGTGTAAAAGTTGTCCTACTGGTACAACCACTCCAGGTCGAGCCTCCAGGGGACCGCTTAGTTGTTCAG TAATGATGATTCTTCAGGAAAATCACG ATGAATTGTACACGGGAGTTGGGTTGAGCATTGGTACGCTCATAGTCGTCGTAGCTATCGTAGCCGCACTCATCTTCAAATTCAGAAACATGGAGTTCAA ACTTGGACAGAACGGTGTTAAAGTTCAAAAGAAGTACAGTCAAGTAGACGCCTTTAACTTTAATGAACAGGAGGTAGAGGGCGTTGCTCTttgtacaataaaaaaaactcgATGA